One Phycisphaerae bacterium RAS2 DNA window includes the following coding sequences:
- the cnrH gene encoding RNA polymerase sigma factor CnrH, protein MKRRADFRSLFGVGLLALDKDSDADAFLIAAIRSGDQRAWKQLIDRYSGRLLAFARTRLRGVGEAEDALQETFLGFLTSLPHYDPERSLETYLFAIVRYKIGEALEKKRRGGAPAPGFDADESSRPLEPAVSETPSQSVIHRERVARQEQVIATLLRGLIESFRDRGKLEDLQVIELLFYVGLRNKEAADRLGRDEKSIAGVKFRALGALREMLDQLEAEDRGLLDEVVSSDATIARVWREQRLSCLKRSTIGSFLLGVLDEPWQSYTAFHLDGVKCEMCIANREDLAAEAAEASDTAVPERMFQSSVGFLSAGPR, encoded by the coding sequence ATGAAGCGCCGCGCGGATTTTCGCTCCCTGTTCGGCGTGGGACTGCTCGCTTTGGACAAAGATTCCGATGCAGATGCGTTTCTGATTGCGGCGATCCGCTCCGGGGATCAGCGCGCCTGGAAGCAACTGATTGATCGGTATTCCGGCCGCCTGCTGGCCTTCGCCCGAACTCGGCTTCGCGGCGTCGGCGAGGCGGAGGACGCGTTACAGGAAACGTTTCTCGGTTTCCTGACCAGCCTGCCGCACTATGACCCCGAGCGATCGCTCGAAACCTATCTCTTTGCCATCGTGCGGTACAAGATCGGAGAGGCGCTGGAGAAGAAGCGTCGCGGCGGCGCGCCGGCCCCCGGCTTCGACGCCGACGAATCCTCGCGGCCCCTCGAACCCGCAGTGTCCGAAACACCCAGTCAGTCGGTCATCCATCGCGAACGCGTCGCGCGGCAGGAGCAGGTCATCGCCACGCTGCTGCGAGGATTAATTGAGTCGTTTCGTGATCGCGGGAAACTCGAGGATCTCCAGGTGATCGAATTGCTGTTCTACGTCGGCTTGCGCAACAAGGAAGCCGCCGACCGGCTCGGGCGCGATGAAAAGTCCATCGCCGGAGTGAAGTTCCGCGCCCTGGGAGCCCTCCGAGAGATGCTCGATCAGCTCGAAGCCGAGGATCGCGGGTTGCTGGACGAGGTGGTCTCCTCCGATGCCACCATCGCCCGCGTCTGGCGCGAACAGCGATTGAGCTGCCTCAAACGCAGCACCATCGGATCGTTCCTGCTCGGGGTTCTGGATGAGCCGTGGCAGTCGTACACGGCTTTTCATCTCGATGGGGTGAAGTGCGAAATGTGCATTGCCAATCGCGAGGATCTTGCGGCCGAAGCGGCCGAAGCGAGCGACACAGCAGTCCCGGAGCGAATGTTCCAATCGAGCGTGGGTTTTCTTTCGGCGGGGCCGCGTTGA
- a CDS encoding BNR/Asp-box repeat protein — translation MADRLFVATRKGLFTVHRASAGWKIARCDFFGDNIPMMLPDRRDGALYAALAHGHYGSKIHRSRDDGKTWEEIGVPTYPEPPAGAEPVLCPMRGTPVPNKLELIWSLESGGADEPGVLWCGTVPGGLFKSTDSGATWSLVQSLWDHPSRRKWFGGGLDWPGIHSICVHPHDSRHVTIGISCGGVWVTRDGGQSWACKADGMRAEYMPPEQAGTPDIQDPHRVVQCAANPDALWAQHHNGIFVTMNGCESWSEVKNAIPSGFGFAVAVHPRDGQTAWFVPAVKDERRVPVDARVVVSRTRDGGQSFEALRDGLPQEHAYDIAFRHALDIDESGERLAFGTTTGSVWITENGGGRWAQLTAHLPPVYCVRFG, via the coding sequence ATGGCAGATCGTCTTTTTGTCGCCACTCGGAAAGGCCTCTTCACCGTCCACCGCGCTTCTGCCGGCTGGAAGATCGCTCGTTGCGACTTCTTCGGTGACAACATCCCCATGATGCTGCCCGACCGGCGCGACGGCGCACTCTACGCGGCCCTGGCACATGGGCACTACGGTTCCAAGATTCATCGCTCGCGCGACGATGGCAAGACCTGGGAAGAAATCGGCGTACCGACGTACCCCGAACCGCCGGCCGGAGCGGAACCGGTCTTGTGCCCGATGCGCGGCACGCCCGTCCCCAACAAGCTCGAACTGATCTGGTCGCTTGAATCCGGCGGGGCTGACGAACCCGGCGTGCTCTGGTGCGGCACCGTTCCCGGCGGCCTTTTCAAATCGACGGACTCGGGAGCCACCTGGTCGCTCGTGCAATCACTTTGGGACCATCCCTCGCGTCGAAAATGGTTCGGCGGCGGGCTCGACTGGCCCGGCATTCACTCGATCTGTGTGCATCCTCATGACAGCCGCCACGTCACCATCGGCATTTCCTGCGGCGGCGTGTGGGTCACGCGCGACGGCGGGCAGTCGTGGGCCTGCAAGGCGGACGGCATGCGCGCCGAATACATGCCGCCCGAACAGGCCGGCACGCCCGACATCCAAGACCCCCATCGCGTCGTTCAATGCGCCGCCAATCCCGACGCGCTCTGGGCGCAACATCACAACGGCATCTTCGTCACGATGAACGGTTGCGAGTCGTGGAGTGAAGTGAAAAATGCGATTCCATCCGGGTTTGGTTTCGCCGTGGCCGTTCATCCGCGCGACGGACAGACCGCCTGGTTTGTTCCCGCGGTCAAAGACGAGCGACGCGTTCCGGTCGATGCTCGGGTTGTCGTTTCGCGAACGCGCGACGGCGGACAATCGTTCGAAGCGCTCCGCGACGGGCTGCCGCAGGAACATGCCTACGACATCGCCTTTCGCCATGCGCTGGACATCGATGAATCCGGCGAGCGGCTCGCCTTCGGCACAACCACCGGGTCGGTCTGGATCACCGAGAACGGTGGTGGTCGCTGGGCGCAACTGACCGCGCACCTTCCACCGGTGTATTGTGTTCGATTTGGGTAG
- the lgrD gene encoding Linear gramicidin synthase subunit D, whose product MIDQTPTTFLTGATGFLGHYLLRDLLRSGRRMVVMLRAPLTESRERLAKLMRPLEIDLDEYIDADQLVLVEGALPDELPEPTWGRTDEIVACAACLQLLANGNQEPHRTNVLGTQSIIEWAERHGCRTIHAVSTAYVCGYTQGSVREVFHAPQPTFQTDYERSKWIAEAELREWSNLPERSLTVYRPSFLVGDSANGYTTQFGGFYQFARLVSLLKEQNNGNNGHTTYVPLRIPGYPTDQIQNLVPVDFASQTIARIMDDPAFHGHIYHLADPSPPTWEFFKSCMEEYFGLHGGYFVPPEEITADVNTPESLMWEKYDLLLPRLRHLPRFDCSNTMAFLASRGLAFPSFDQGRIATLLDYAQSRNWGTRSGRLARAH is encoded by the coding sequence ATGATCGATCAAACCCCCACGACGTTCCTAACCGGCGCCACGGGTTTCCTGGGCCATTACCTCCTGCGTGACCTGCTTCGCAGCGGAAGGCGGATGGTCGTCATGCTCCGCGCGCCGCTGACCGAATCGCGCGAGCGGCTGGCGAAACTGATGCGCCCGCTCGAGATCGACCTCGACGAATACATTGATGCAGATCAACTCGTCCTGGTTGAGGGCGCCTTGCCGGACGAGCTTCCAGAGCCGACTTGGGGTCGCACTGACGAAATTGTCGCCTGCGCCGCCTGCCTGCAATTGCTCGCCAACGGCAATCAGGAGCCGCACCGGACGAATGTCCTCGGCACGCAATCAATCATCGAGTGGGCCGAGCGACACGGTTGTCGCACCATCCACGCTGTCAGCACAGCCTATGTTTGCGGTTATACACAAGGCAGCGTGCGCGAAGTGTTTCACGCGCCGCAGCCGACCTTTCAAACCGATTACGAGCGCTCGAAATGGATCGCTGAAGCCGAGCTGCGAGAATGGTCGAATCTCCCCGAGCGAAGCCTGACCGTCTATCGGCCCAGCTTTCTCGTCGGCGACTCGGCCAACGGCTACACGACCCAGTTCGGAGGCTTCTACCAGTTTGCCCGACTCGTAAGCCTTCTCAAGGAGCAGAACAACGGCAACAACGGCCACACGACGTACGTCCCCCTTCGCATTCCGGGTTACCCCACCGATCAAATTCAGAATCTCGTGCCGGTTGATTTCGCGTCGCAGACCATCGCGCGCATCATGGACGATCCGGCGTTTCACGGACACATTTACCACCTCGCCGATCCGTCGCCGCCGACATGGGAATTCTTCAAGTCCTGTATGGAGGAATACTTCGGGCTTCACGGGGGATATTTCGTCCCGCCGGAGGAAATCACCGCCGACGTGAACACGCCCGAGTCGCTCATGTGGGAGAAGTACGACCTTTTGCTGCCGCGATTGAGACACCTTCCGCGGTTCGATTGCTCGAACACGATGGCCTTCCTCGCTTCGCGCGGGCTTGCCTTTCCATCCTTCGATCAGGGCCGCATCGCCACCTTGCTGGACTATGCCCAGTCGCGCAACTGGGGCACCCGCTCCGGCCGCCTCGCCCGCGCCCATTAA
- the ykfB_1 gene encoding L-Ala-D/L-Glu epimerase has protein sequence MKQSFRHSAAQRAVAEPLIVEVELANRVVGFGETHPREYVTGESMDDAIAAIRDVFVPRLVDMRPANFGEAIEAADSLPFVDKSGRVLNAARAAVEVAILDAYARAFERSWNSIPGYLADQSLGPPGSRATARFSGVVSGEHADRVVRSIRKMRLIRLRHFKLKVGDEEDDARVESAARLLKRLLTSGGGTLRVDANSAWTLETARRKLAAWEMHPILCVEQPLPRGRMEDWATLASESNLPLMADESLVTLEDGEQLITHRAATWFNIRISKNGGLLPALRLALLARRHGVQCQLGCMVGETSLLSAAGRWFLQWTPGIEIAEGSFGRFLLRDDVTDRPIRFGCGGGWTPMTGPGSGVIVSAAKLAALASHPKDVIVF, from the coding sequence ATGAAGCAATCGTTTCGCCATTCGGCGGCGCAGCGCGCGGTGGCCGAGCCGTTGATCGTCGAGGTGGAGCTGGCCAATCGCGTCGTGGGCTTCGGCGAGACGCACCCGCGTGAATACGTCACGGGCGAGTCGATGGACGACGCCATCGCCGCGATTAGGGATGTCTTCGTGCCGCGACTGGTTGACATGCGGCCGGCGAACTTCGGCGAGGCGATAGAGGCGGCCGACAGTTTGCCGTTCGTTGACAAGTCCGGGCGCGTGCTGAACGCGGCGCGGGCGGCCGTCGAAGTGGCGATTCTGGATGCCTACGCGCGGGCGTTCGAGCGGTCCTGGAACAGCATCCCCGGATACCTCGCGGACCAATCGCTTGGTCCGCCGGGCAGTCGCGCGACGGCTCGATTCAGCGGAGTCGTTTCGGGGGAACACGCGGACCGGGTTGTTCGATCGATCCGCAAGATGCGGCTGATTCGCCTGCGGCATTTCAAGCTGAAAGTGGGGGACGAGGAAGATGACGCGCGCGTGGAATCGGCGGCGCGGCTGCTGAAACGCCTGCTGACGTCGGGTGGCGGAACGCTTCGGGTGGACGCGAACAGCGCATGGACTTTGGAGACCGCGCGTCGGAAGCTCGCCGCGTGGGAGATGCACCCGATTCTTTGCGTGGAGCAGCCGTTGCCGCGAGGTCGGATGGAAGACTGGGCGACATTGGCGAGCGAGTCGAACCTGCCGCTGATGGCAGATGAGTCGTTGGTCACGCTGGAAGACGGAGAACAGTTGATCACCCATCGCGCCGCGACGTGGTTCAACATTCGCATCAGCAAGAACGGCGGCCTGCTGCCGGCGCTGCGACTGGCGCTGCTGGCGCGGCGGCACGGTGTCCAGTGTCAACTTGGCTGCATGGTCGGCGAAACGAGCTTGCTATCGGCGGCAGGGCGCTGGTTCCTTCAATGGACACCCGGCATCGAGATTGCCGAAGGCAGCTTCGGGCGTTTCCTTTTGCGCGACGACGTGACGGACCGGCCGATTCGCTTCGGCTGCGGCGGCGGGTGGACGCCGATGACCGGTCCAGGGTCGGGAGTGATTGTGAGCGCCGCGAAGCTCGCTGCGCTGGCGTCGCATCCGAAAGATGTGATCGTCTTTTGA
- a CDS encoding ComEC family competence protein: protein MVAGIAMDHAMTLGLAWSVVPAGLGTATLAWRRGTGRGPVMAVCLLALSVGAIRHAICDRWLARDHLEHYTSTEPLLTTVTGVVIAEPFIHEPEPNVPRAYDIGPRTRFLLRATAIEANAGAMEASGIALTTIRAPVGFIEVGDAVQLTGWLYRYPPPRNPGAYNWRLHHRRAGVRVGFTCDHAESVRIVARRAAGGWSRTLNSLRDHLRGYLLDGAFDEGEPEAGILEAMVLGQRGAVPRAINEAFVRTGNSHFLAASGTNVGWVALIGWWILTRIGGVHYRKAAITVAALILAYVLVAEPQPSIWRAGVIGLLGCFSVYRTGRPNVRNWLSCAAIIILLFDPTALFRPAFQLSFLAVLALADVEPRLSRAAAGACLRLGWPLLAARFAPRGRGLRRPATTEYEGVSLPRRLIIRMLPVRLFTTSVAIWLLAAPLVMHQFNMLTPWAPLGTLALWMLVAPLTCVGFLAVLVGMILPSSSAVFGPILEGGTRCILVTVQLLEKLPGTMLPARSPSIAWVVCAYGVLAWWAYRPWRFPRARWIPVAAMLLAIWWWIPPRLVHRQPGSLTAWFLAVGDGTATILELPDGRVIAFDIGTRSPFDAGPTVHTFLESRGIARLDAVYVSHTDFDHYSGIETLLRRVNIGRVVITDHFESFAPPRSSPSQFLESVRRAGVPIETITGNDTLELGPGLNATLLWPPPRSERQFAQPNDTSMVMRLSWQGRTILLTGDIEHGGMAGLLAMSKPEPGETTPRIDLTADVLALPHHGSVVGNTAAFIAAVNPQVCIRSTGQRRAMATNGIEGLCAGRTYFSTVDAGCVRVVIRDGDVEATSHLADVLGADASRP, encoded by the coding sequence ATGGTGGCCGGCATCGCGATGGATCATGCGATGACTCTAGGGCTCGCATGGAGCGTCGTTCCGGCGGGTTTGGGGACTGCGACTTTGGCGTGGCGACGCGGTACCGGGCGCGGGCCAGTCATGGCCGTCTGTCTGCTGGCGCTCTCGGTTGGAGCCATTCGTCACGCAATATGCGATCGATGGCTGGCTCGTGATCACCTGGAGCACTACACCAGTACCGAGCCGCTTCTGACAACGGTTACGGGCGTCGTGATCGCGGAGCCGTTTATTCACGAACCCGAACCGAATGTGCCGCGGGCCTACGACATCGGTCCGCGCACGCGATTCCTCCTGCGGGCAACCGCGATTGAAGCAAACGCCGGCGCAATGGAGGCATCGGGCATTGCACTGACCACGATTCGCGCCCCGGTTGGATTTATCGAAGTGGGTGACGCAGTGCAACTGACCGGCTGGCTGTATCGATACCCGCCTCCACGAAACCCCGGTGCATACAACTGGCGCCTGCATCATCGACGAGCCGGCGTTCGCGTGGGGTTTACCTGCGATCATGCGGAGAGCGTAAGAATCGTGGCGCGTCGTGCGGCCGGCGGATGGAGTCGCACGCTTAATTCGCTGCGTGACCATCTTCGGGGTTACCTGCTGGACGGCGCCTTTGATGAAGGCGAGCCGGAAGCCGGCATTCTCGAAGCGATGGTGCTCGGTCAGCGCGGCGCCGTGCCGCGTGCCATCAACGAGGCATTCGTGCGAACGGGCAATTCGCACTTCCTCGCCGCCAGCGGAACGAATGTCGGCTGGGTCGCGCTCATCGGCTGGTGGATCCTGACGCGCATCGGCGGGGTCCATTACCGCAAGGCCGCCATCACCGTGGCCGCGCTGATTCTGGCATACGTGCTTGTGGCCGAGCCGCAGCCGTCGATTTGGCGGGCGGGGGTCATCGGTTTGCTGGGCTGTTTCAGTGTGTATCGAACCGGTCGGCCGAACGTACGCAACTGGCTCTCCTGCGCGGCGATCATCATTCTTTTGTTTGATCCCACAGCGCTCTTTCGGCCGGCGTTTCAATTGAGCTTTCTCGCGGTTCTAGCTCTTGCGGACGTGGAACCACGATTGAGTCGAGCGGCGGCGGGCGCATGCCTGCGTCTTGGATGGCCGCTGCTTGCGGCACGATTTGCTCCGCGCGGGCGAGGCCTGCGGCGACCTGCGACGACCGAGTACGAGGGCGTTTCACTGCCGCGCAGATTGATTATTCGCATGTTACCCGTGCGCCTGTTCACGACCTCTGTCGCAATATGGTTGCTGGCCGCGCCGCTGGTGATGCACCAGTTCAACATGCTGACCCCGTGGGCGCCGCTGGGCACGCTTGCTCTGTGGATGCTGGTTGCGCCGTTGACCTGCGTAGGATTTCTGGCAGTGCTCGTCGGGATGATTCTTCCATCGTCTTCGGCGGTCTTCGGGCCCATTTTGGAAGGGGGCACGCGTTGCATCCTGGTCACTGTTCAATTGCTGGAGAAGCTTCCCGGCACGATGTTGCCCGCTCGCAGCCCTTCCATCGCGTGGGTTGTGTGTGCGTACGGTGTCTTGGCGTGGTGGGCCTATCGTCCGTGGAGATTCCCTCGCGCACGATGGATTCCCGTCGCGGCGATGCTGCTTGCGATCTGGTGGTGGATACCGCCTCGCTTGGTGCATCGCCAGCCCGGCTCGCTCACGGCATGGTTTCTCGCGGTCGGTGACGGCACCGCGACGATTCTCGAACTCCCGGACGGCCGGGTCATCGCATTCGACATTGGCACACGCTCGCCGTTCGACGCCGGACCGACCGTGCATACGTTTCTGGAAAGCCGCGGGATTGCGCGGCTCGATGCGGTTTATGTATCGCACACGGATTTCGATCATTACAGCGGCATTGAAACTCTCCTCCGGCGGGTGAACATCGGGCGCGTCGTTATCACCGATCATTTTGAATCCTTCGCGCCACCGCGCAGCTCGCCGAGTCAGTTTCTGGAGTCCGTTCGTCGGGCGGGCGTTCCGATCGAAACCATCACCGGCAACGACACGCTCGAACTGGGACCAGGTCTGAATGCGACGCTCCTCTGGCCGCCACCTCGAAGTGAACGGCAATTCGCCCAGCCCAATGACACATCGATGGTGATGAGGCTCTCGTGGCAGGGCCGCACGATTCTCCTCACAGGCGACATCGAACACGGCGGCATGGCAGGGCTGCTTGCGATGTCGAAGCCCGAGCCTGGCGAAACGACCCCGCGCATCGACCTCACCGCCGATGTGCTCGCGCTACCACATCACGGCAGCGTCGTGGGAAACACGGCCGCGTTCATCGCCGCCGTCAATCCGCAAGTGTGCATCCGATCGACGGGCCAACGGCGAGCCATGGCGACGAACGGAATCGAGGGGTTGTGCGCAGGGCGAACCTATTTCAGCACCGTCGATGCGGGATGTGTTCGCGTGGTGATTCGCGACGGCGACGTGGAGGCCACGAGCCACCTGGCTGATGTGCTCGGGGCTGATGCGTCCAGGCCGTGA
- a CDS encoding cobalamin synthase — protein MQPLGRGQRLIRGLREALGLLTPTPLASGDMRMVSLAIGWIVPIGLATGIVWAALFRVSWRLYGETANMRVLPALVIVLVECLLTGPFLALGLARTMHLLTSASPHRSQTHDEEPLSPVGSLALVLAILAQWVLLVSVPNATPWYPSQTDWRHPFVWLYPAPIYRPLVLAPIWGRWAILLAASIGRAAPQADRRTVALSESISPSTLLGHLVLPMGLTSLYCSRDQNLLTGVIIGLIVFATTYVVSIAIARRGGGQTRHSLFATAQVAQLTFLMLYRAFWPLIHS, from the coding sequence ATGCAGCCTCTTGGCCGGGGACAGCGGCTCATTCGGGGGTTGCGCGAAGCACTCGGGCTGCTTACGCCGACGCCCCTCGCATCGGGCGACATGCGAATGGTTTCGCTTGCGATCGGCTGGATCGTGCCGATCGGCCTTGCTACGGGCATCGTCTGGGCCGCCCTGTTTCGCGTCTCCTGGAGGCTCTATGGAGAAACGGCGAACATGCGCGTCCTTCCCGCGCTGGTGATCGTCCTAGTCGAATGCCTGCTTACGGGTCCTTTCCTGGCCCTGGGGCTGGCGCGAACAATGCACCTGCTGACCAGCGCTTCGCCCCATCGGAGTCAGACTCACGACGAAGAACCGCTCTCGCCGGTCGGCTCGCTCGCCCTGGTGCTGGCAATCCTGGCGCAATGGGTGTTGCTCGTCAGCGTACCGAATGCGACACCGTGGTACCCCTCCCAGACCGATTGGCGACATCCGTTCGTCTGGCTTTATCCCGCCCCGATCTACCGGCCACTCGTGCTCGCGCCGATCTGGGGCCGTTGGGCGATCCTGCTCGCCGCGTCGATTGGGCGTGCCGCGCCGCAGGCCGATCGGCGCACGGTTGCGTTGAGCGAGTCCATCTCGCCAAGCACCCTGTTGGGCCACCTTGTGTTGCCAATGGGGCTGACATCCCTGTATTGCAGTCGCGATCAAAACCTGCTGACCGGGGTCATCATCGGTCTGATTGTCTTTGCGACGACGTATGTGGTCTCCATCGCCATTGCGCGGCGAGGCGGCGGCCAAACACGGCACTCACTCTTCGCAACGGCGCAGGTGGCGCAACTGACTTTTCTCATGCTGTATCGCGCGTTCTGGCCGCTCATACACAGTTGA